From the genome of Bombyx mori chromosome 7, ASM3026992v2:
GTCAGTCGTGCTCTGTTGCTCGAAACGGTAAGTCACTgttcttaactttttttttatgctcgAAGgcttactggtagcccggaggcctttccagttttaccaggataggtggacgagcaaaggctcagccaggaactGTTCTTAACTACCAACTGCATTGAAGTAGagggttttaaattaaatcttaacATTAAAGACCAGGGTCGATAATTCACTACTTTACAAGGTTTTACCCAGAGATGGAACTGATATGTATCGGTAGAGTTAAAAACCCTTACTTAAAAACTGAAGCTGGAAAAAAATTAGGACgtctaattttgtaaatattgattatatttattttttatcatttttatacatttatctcaaaaacaaataaaaaatgggtCGTGTTACTTCTTCTTTTATACTGATTCATATCAGTTTTCCTTATTAAAGACCAACAGTAATTCGCTAACATATTTTTAGCCCAAAATCCTTGGTATCTTTCCTCGAAAATCTTCAAATCTTGGTGAAAACGTCCGCCATGCTCATCACTCACGCTTCCCAGGTTCTCAGGAAAAAAGTCCAGATGAGAAtgtaaaaaatgaatttttaacGACATATTCACTCCCGTTCTTTGTTAATTTCTCAGTAAATTGGAAATAATTTCTGCTTAATTGTTCCTATTCAGATTTATTGTTTCCTAAGAAATTTTTCACTAATGCTTTAAATGAATACTAAGCATCTTTTTCGACATTggataagttttattttttatttcttagatgggtagacgagctcacagcccacctggtgttaagtggttactggagcccatagacatccacaacgtaaatgcgcccacccaccttgagatacaagttctaaggtctcaagtatagttacaacggctgccccacccttcaaaccaaaacgcattactgcttcacggcagaaataggcagggtggtggtacccacccgcgcggactcacaagaggtcctaccaccagtaattacgcaaattataattttgcgggtttgatttttattacacgatgttattccttcaccgtggaagtcaatcgtgaacatttgttgagtacgtatttcattagaaaaattggtacccgcctgcgggattcgaacaccggtgcatcgcttcaacacgaatgcaccggacgtcttatccgttaggccacgactactacAGAAGTTATCATCAACATTTTCAtcctttaatatttttcttatttggGAACCCACAAAGATTCCTGTCCGCGCCAGTACTTCATGTACAAGCGGGGACTACGAGGTCTGCGGGGGGGTCCAACCACCACCACGGCATCGACGACTCGAGCGGCGAGGGCCGAACACACACAGCGACACAGAACACTACTGGAACGATATAGAATCGCACGCGCGACTCGCGGCTAATATTGCAAATACTTTATATACAGTCCACCTAACAATAAAACCTCAAGaacaaaacctttattttactgaGCTACCGAACATAATGGTCCCAAGTGGAAGAAGAGCCGTCTTATAAGTCGCCGTGAAGAATTTTACCAACAAGATTCAATCATTCGGACTTTCTACCCGACCCGCCCGACATTACAACGTAAAAAAGTGTCGTCTTCAAGGATCGAGATTAAAACCGAGTGAGTCCGTTCCATATCCCATCTTTATTTGTCCTCTTATTCCCTAGAAATTTATATAGACTTATTTTGTGCcatacatgtaatttttttctgctaacttgtgtgtaatttttttttcgcttgACCTTCACATGACCTGCAGCCTCCCATTGTTCTAGATCGATCACCCGACCGGACCGCATTCCTGAATATCTATTTCCTTATACCTATTGCTacgttgattttattaaattaattgcttttttccttaacttatttttttgatttctacctgcttacttttattttttaaatttatttcctttaGCTTATTGCTTATTATCTTATATGGCTTGCTTGAAAACATAATGTCCGACGAAAGAATTAAAAAGCTGTTAAAGCTACGTGGCAGTCAGAAAGCGAAGTTAACgcatttttcaaattatataaaCATCGCGAAGTCATATTCATCATTAAGCAATCCGCACCGAATAGAACTACAAAATAGACTTAAGGCTATCGACGAAGCTTacatagattttaataaattacagaCTGAAATCGAAACTATTTCAGAAGATGAAGAGAAAGAGTACGCAGAACGGGAGCAGTTTGAGACTGTTTACTTTACCGTCACTGCGCTTGCGCATAGTATGCTGGAACCAACACCCAGTAGTGGGCAAACCAGTTACGGTGGATCCGGGACGATCTCCAATGAAAAGAAAGATTTTTTTCGTCTTCCAGACATCAACCTACCCTCTTTCGATGGAGATTTGCATCACTGGCTCGAGTTCCGAGATATGTATATTTCGCTTATACACGACAACACACGTATTAATGAAATTAGTAAATTCCATTATTTGCGAACGTCCCTGAAGGGAAATGCGTCATCAGTGATTCAAAGCCTAGAATTTACAGCTAGTAATTACAAAATTGCATGGGAATTATTAACGGAAagatacaacaataaaaaaattcttattaaTAATCATATTCAGGCTTTATTCAACGTTGAACAAGTGCAAAAAGATTCATCAAAATCATTAAgatttttaatagatattattaataaaaatttaagatcaCTAAACATCTTGGATCAGCCCACAGACCAATGGGATGTCTTGATTATATTCATGATGAGTAAAAAActagattttatttcaaacaggCAGTGGGAAGAGTTTAAAAGTTCATTAAGTGAGCAACcaactttaaaacaatttatcacatttttaaataacagaGCAGAATTATTAGAAACACTTAGTAGCAACAAACAACTACACAAAAATCCTCAAACTGACACACAAGTTCATAAATCAAAATCATTCGCTATAGTTACAAAcaatacaaatcaaataaaacatcCTATCTGTCCACTGTGTAAACAAAATCATTATCTATTCAGTTGCGATGCATTTAGAGCTTTAGACGTTaactcacgtattaataaagttTCCACCTACCATAAtctttgtaaaaattgtttacgCACAGGTCatcaagacaaaaattgtagACTTACCCACTGTAAATATTGTAACTCACGTCACAACACTCTCCTTCACCGAGAAGTCGACAAAAATACAACTTCGAACATAAACACAGAAAACATAGTATTGTCTGTACACACAAATTCGTCATCAAACATCCATTCAACTATTGCACCCAATCATCAAACCAATGTATTACTTTCCACAGCGATGGTTAAAGTGATGGACAAGAATGGACGTTGTCACAACGCCCGGGCTCTGCTGGACAACGGCAGTACTTCTAACTTCGTGACCTCCGACCTCTGCGAGAAACTAGGTCTGCCGCGTCATAACACAAACTCAACTGTCATCGGAATCAACAGTAAACTTTCATCTAGTACTAAAATGTGTACATTGTCACTACAAGCTTGTAATGGCAGCTATAAGGCGAGCGTCGATTGCTATATATTGCCAAATATCACTACATCATTgccttcaacatttatatacaAAGAACACATACCCATACCTACCGGAATCGAACTAGCCGACCCCTCTTTTAACGTTCCTTCGGCTATTGATATACTAGTCGGGGCGAGCATCTTTTGGAACATTTTAGGATCAAACACAATAAGCCTAGGTAAACATCAACCCACTTTACGTGAATCCAAACTAGGATGGATTGTGTCTGGCAGTGTTCTTCAACATTCCTCTTATAAAAATACTCACACGCATTGCCACTTCACTCAATCTCTTGAATCTCAGCTTAGTCGGTTCTGGGAGTTAGACTCAGTCTCTTCTAGTCATTCTTTGTCTAAGGAAGAACGAGAATGCGAGACAATCTTCAGAGAGACAACAAGACGAAATAAAAAAGGTGAGTTTATAGTTACTATTCCTCTTAAACAGTCTCCTGACGTTCTGGGATATTCATACACAAAAGCAAAATTAAGATTTCTTTCTGTAGAGAGAAAATTACAGCGCGATGAGAAACTGAAAAATGATTATCATAATTTTATGCGTGAGTATATAAATCTTGGGCATATGATACAAAATATACCTCATACACATAAATCAACATCAAACAATCACTCTTCTAACATAACATCGGACACTCATTCATCGTACATAACAAAAAACGTTCATTCATCGGACAACACATCAAATAACAATCCTTCTAGCCTTACGTCAAACATACAATCACATAACACAACATTAAACACATCCATACAACAATCCGAACCATACAACACTTCAAACATAATACCGAAATCTACATCTGAGAATCTGCACGTaacttcatttaataaaaacataaataattacttacctcATCATGGAGTGATACGGGAATCCAGCACAACCACTAAACTACGAGTAGTGTTTGATGCATCAGCAGCGACGTCCTCCGGTAAGTCATTTAATGACATACAGCACATTGGCCCTACAGTACAAGACGATCTTCTTTCCATCCTGCTGCGATTCAGGCAACACAAATATGTGGTTACCAGCGATGTGGAGAAAATGTATCGGGCTATACAAGTAGAACCTTCTCAACGTAGTTTACAgcaaatattatttagatttgATCCGTCAGAACCGTTGCATACTTACATTCTGAACACTGTAACATACGGAACGGCATCCGCTCCCTTCTTAGCTACTCGATGTTTAATTGCTCTTGCTGAGCAATGCACAGATCCAGAGACTAAACGAGCAATAGCACATGACTTTTATATGGATGACTATTTGGGAGGGGGTAATTCAATTGAGATGGTAACAAAACTTTGTCGTAATATTATCAATACACTAGACTCAGCAAAATTTAACTTACGTAAATGGCGATCTAATAGTACAAAAATATTGCAAACTATTTCTGATATTAAGGCAGATAAAGATAAGACGTTAAATTTGAATAACTCTGCGCCGAGCAAAACTCTTGGTCTTCACTGGAACTCTGAATCAGATAACTTCTTCTTTTTGTTAAATTCACATCAGACCTTTAAAGTCACTAAACGCACAATCTTGTCAGAAATTAGTCAGGTTTTCGATCCTTTGGGGCTCGTCGGACCATGCATTGTTGAAgtcaaattaataatacaacAGTTATGGAAAACCAAGTCCGACTGGGATGAAGAAGTTCCAATCAACTTAAAAACATCATATTTGAGCTTAATGCAATCACTTCcatcacttaataatataaatattcctCGATGGTCCTTTAACGACGACACTGTTACCATCGAAATTCATACGTTCTCAGACGCATCAGAACGCGCTTACGGAGCGAGTTGTTATATTAAAACTGTTACAAGTAATGGCAATATTCGCGTTCGCCTTTTAgcttctaagaataagattgcACCCATTAAGTCAAGTACAATACCTCGTCTTGAATTATGCGCGGCCTTATTAGGTACtagactatatataaaaattatcaagTCACTCACTGTTCAGTTTGATCGTTCTTTCTTCTGGACAGATTCTACTATTGTGCTAGGATGGCTAACCGCACCTTCTAATCGCTTAAAATCGTTCGTTCGAAATAGAATTAATGAAATACATGAAAGTACGAATGGTCACAGCTGGAGCTACGTACCGTCTAAAGAGAACCCAGCAGACCTGGTTTCTCGGGGGGCGAGGGCTGATGTACTCAGCGCATCCAGTCTGTGGTGGATTGGTCCATCTTTTTTACATTCAACTCATACACAATTTCCAGTCAATCCTAACGCACAAACACTAAAAAACCTTCCGGAGATGTCTTTTGTTGTTAACACTACAGAAAATTCAATTGTCatgttaatgaataaaatatcagACTTTTCGAAATTATTAAGAATTACAGCATACAtcaaaagatttatttataatttaaaaaataaaaactcacggaatacagataataatttattatttacggaAATATCTTCAGCTCACAATACCTTAATTCGTCTTGCACAGCAGGATACATTTCCGGAGGAATATCATATTCTCAAATCAAACCAAATTTTGCCCTCGAAAAATAGACTTTTATCTCTCTCTCCTTTTCTCGACTCTGACGACATTATTCGTGTTGGAGGTCGACTTAATAATTCTTTCTACAGTTACGATGTTAAACACCCAATACTCTTGTGCAGTAAACACATTCTTACGaaacttatttttgttaaacaacACAAAGATTCCCTTCACGCTAGCCCTTTACTTCTACTTTCACAAATAAGACAGAAATACTGGCCGCTTGGTGGGAGAAATTTAGCGAAGCGTGTAGTAGGCCTATGCATTCGCTGTGTTAGGCAGAAGGCTAAAACTACACAGCCCGTTATGAGCGACTTACCGAGCGATAGGCTGCAGTTAGAATTTCCGTTTCTGAATACTGGAATTGATTACGCCGGGCCGGTGATGATTCTCAATCGAAAGGGGCGTGGTGGTAAACTGATAAAATcatatatttgtgtttttatttgctTTGCAGTGAAAGCGTTGCATTTGGAGATCGTCTCGGATCTTACCAAGGAGGGCTTCCTTAGCGCACTCGATCGCTTCATTGCCCGTCGAGGGAAACCGCAGAATATTTACTGCGATAATGGAACTTCGTTCGTTGGAGCCTCCAactatttaattcataattgtgTTAATGACATCAACAGTCTAGGTATAAGGTTTAAATTTATTCCCGTTTACTCACCTCATTTCGGTGGACTGTGGGAAGCTGCCGTTAAGTCTGTTAAATTTCATTTGGTAAGAATATTGGGTCAATCACACTTAACTTATGAAGAGATGACAACTTGTCTGGCACAGATTGAGTCTATTTTAAATTCTAGACCTCTTACACCGATGTCATCAGATCCATCTGACTTAACCTTCCTTACGCCCGCCCATTTCCTTATTGGTCGGCCACTCACTTCGGTACCATATCCCGACATCACGGAAGTCAACATCACTCGTCTTCAACGTTTCCAACGAGTTGAAAGCCTAAAGCAACATTTTTGGAGGCGATACTGTAATGAATATGTTTCTCTCTTACAACAGAGATACAAATGGAAAAAATCTTCAGGTCAACTGCGGATCGGTGCAATGGTCATTATCAAGGACAAGACATTGCCGCCAATGATGTGGCTTTTGGGACGAATAGTTCGTCTCGTACATGGCAACGACGGCATCGCGAGGGTTGCTGACATTGCAACCACGAAAGGCATACTACGCCGGGCATACAACAACATATGCCCGCTTCCTGTGGACTCCTCGGAGATCCATATTGAAGAAGACGACTCTTCAACGCCGGGGAGGATGTCCGCGCCAGTACTTCATGTACAAGCGGGGACTACGAGGTCTGCGGGGGGGTCCAACCACCACCACGGCATCGACGACTCGAGCGGCGAGGGCCGAACACACACAGCGACACAGAACACTACTGGAACGATATAGAATCGCACGCGCGACTCGCGGCTAATATTGCATTAATACTTTATATACAGTCCACAATAAAACCTCAAGaacaaaacctttattttactgaGCTACCGAACAATTCCTCCTTTGAGTTTTGCATCAGATAAACTAGGTAAAAtggtttttaaatactttaaagcTTGTCCATCTCTGTCAAGTGCTTTGACAAAGTTTTTCATTAATCCCAGTTTCATGTAATAGCTGTAAGCTGGGTAATGATGGATTAGGAACTTTTTCAGAATGTAGCACAGGTTTTGTGACTGATGCAACATCAGGATATTGTATGTGCTTTcgatttttgttgttaaaaccTGTAGTTTCAGTGAGGCAGAAGTAACAGTCAGTAGTATGATTTGTTGGTTCTCTCCATATCATTGAGATGCCGAATcgtaaatgttttctttttcctGCAGTCCAGTTCAATAATATACTTCTGCAATTTTCGCACACTACACCAGGAACCCATTTTTTATCAAGGTTTGTTACCGATTTGAAAGTAATGGAACTAGGCTCGTTTTACGTGATTCAGTGATTGGTCTCTTCTTTTTTGACAAaataatttgaccacaaacaTAGCAAAAGTTATTTAGGTTTAATTTACACTGCCTTgatgatattttaaaacaaataaaaatgtttgaatAACACTTAaacgcaataaaaacaaactataAACTCAGACACGGCTAACAAGGTAGCTTACTTAGGTGGATTCTGGTGAATGTGGTTATATCAAAAACTTGACGTGATAAAATTATgagacatatatttttatacagaaAACACACCCAATATGAATTATCTTTGGGTAaacgaaaaactttttttttgtaaagcagtaatttttaaaaattataataggaTGAAACCCGTTAAAAAGAGAcgaaaatataagaaaaatgaaaggaaaaataaatttacgggTGATCCGAGGTCGGGAAGTGGGGGGGGGTATAATATGGGTAAAAAACGGCTTGTCTCGATTTTTGGCAAAACTACCAGTCCTATGGAAAGAAATTAAATGCCAAAGTTGTAGATAATAAAGAGTAGAAAACAAAGAGACCTAAAGCTTTTGtgattacacttttttcacataacctcaaaatttatgtgaaaaataaaaataatcaagattttggtttttcatttttatgttatgaaaaaaaaaaattcacgaaATTTGGTGAAAACTTACCTTTTTATGTCCTGAAGACactgtaatttttttgatttgaaatatttatttttcatcttaTTTTGACTTAATATCGAAAAAATACCCTAATTTTCAATCTAAATTTCTCGCTACAAAATATCAGCTTTGTAAAAAAAGTCGGGGAGTTTTATGTTCATTGAAATCTCTTCTTtgttataatgtaaaaaaaaatacattactatgGTAAATGTTCTCAGAAAATGCAAAGAAAAAAACTCGAatccgaatttttttttaatcactgtTCTCGTCCTTTTTTAATGAGTTTCATcctactatatatttttttcactttttaccATTTTCAAAGGCTTCAGCCCTGGTCTATTAACGTCCATCAATAAGTGGATAGGACTCCATATCGTGTCAAGTTCAGAGATTCAGTCAAACAACATTGTTGATTGGGTGACTCGAGATCTTCTCCAAAGTGTCACCCGGGTTACACGCGCGGTCCGGGGGGGTGATGTCTGACTGACGTGACGCTCACCTTCCCCTCTATAGTACTAAAGActctttttattgacattataGATTCCAAGATGAGGGTGCTGTTAGTTTGCCTGGCAGGCTTACTGGTCTGCCTGAAGACGGCTGATTCTCACTCATTGCCGCAAAAGGATTACGAAACTGACTCCAGCAAACATGACATTACCATACCACTGAATGACACCAGCGGAAATAATAGCAGCTCGGTCCCCGACAACTCCAACGGAATCTTTGATTCTAACACAACAACGTTCATCGCGCGCTCCGTAACTAGGGTTGGCAAGAAAGAGTCCATGGGCATCTACGCCCACAAGAACGGtaaagtgaaaaaaattttagaaGGCAGCATGGCCGTCTCTCCTTGGTCTTCGAAGTCGCGCGCCTATTTGGGCAATAAGGACGGTATCTACGTTTACGACACAGAAACAGAGAAGCTTGAGAAGTACGGCAATCTGAGTGACAACGTCATCGGGATCGCAAAAGAGAACCGCACCGACGACCTGTACATTCTGACGGAAGACCACGTCGTCTACAAGGTCACGGAGGAAGGCACCAAGAAGATCAAGGTCAACGAGGCTGAGCATGCTGAGAGAATAGCGTTAGACTGGGATGACAACTTGTACTACATCGGAGCGAACAATCAACCGTATGTTGTCGCTTCGGACGGTGCGAAGAAGATCGAAGGTCTTCCAGCTAACTCAACCCCAACGTTAATCTCTAGGCCTCCGATCACGATAGAGCACGGAGCGTGGTTTATATCCGGACAACAGGCCTACATCATCTATCCCAACGCGACCAGCGAACTATACGTATTCAACGACCAAGAGAAGCTGGAATATGAGAAAAGAAATCGTGCTGTCCAAGCTATTTTCTTACAAGTGAGGGACCAAACAGAGGAATAACGTATTATCTTTAGATTTCGCGTGTTGTAGAGATAATTAAAATGACTTTTACAGACTGACCGTGTCGGACGCAGTCCgccatgaccacgaaaactgtaaagaattCGAAACATTTGGAATTTAATAGTGACAACAACAAACATGAGGTTAagctgtaaaagtaattttaattataggaATAACGTGTTTTTGATTGAAATGAAATCCGAATGAATCTTGTGgaatgttgttgttttatttcttgtttatcTGGACCATATAGAGCGTATTGTTACGAGCATAAAGTAGAGCATCCGATGTATGTGGTTGCCGTTGCTCGTGGACACCACCAACGCCGGAGACACAGCCTGGGCGCTGCCTATCACGAGGGTTCACTAAAAGTCCACTTTAGACCTTGGATCTCAATAGAAAAAGTAAATTCCACACCTCTGAAGAAACACCGAGACAGCGCATTTGCATTGCATCATGATAGAATGTAACAGAATCACTTCCAGAAGAGATCCTCGTGGTGCGCCCCTTTTCAAATGATCAATCTTTTCTCTGAGGCGGAAGGTACAGTGCTAAGATGGAAATGACAGTGTCGCGGTCGTCTCCTACAAATGTTAGAAGAGTCTCCACGGAACACACGGATCATAATGTAGAACGAACAATTGTTAAATGACTTTCGACATTTGTTCCTTGATTCCTTTTCATTTGTTGATTCCGGTATATGGTATATTAAAATTGCGGAGCCACGGTGTATATTATTAACAGAAATCATGGATCGTTAATAAGtatattgtttttcctttattgatgcacaaaacaaatatcaaccatagaaatt
Proteins encoded in this window:
- the LOC119628356 gene encoding uncharacterized protein LOC119628356, whose translation is MRVLLVCLAGLLVCLKTADSHSLPQKDYETDSSKHDITIPLNDTSGNNSSSVPDNSNGIFDSNTTTFIARSVTRVGKKESMGIYAHKNGKVKKILEGSMAVSPWSSKSRAYLGNKDGIYVYDTETEKLEKYGNLSDNVIGIAKENRTDDLYILTEDHVVYKVTEEGTKKIKVNEAEHAERIALDWDDNLYYIGANNQPYVVASDGAKKIEGLPANSTPTLISRPPITIEHGAWFISGQQAYIIYPNATSELYVFNDQEKLEYEKRNRAVQAIFLQVRDQTEE